The following are from one region of the Nymphaea colorata isolate Beijing-Zhang1983 chromosome 7, ASM883128v2, whole genome shotgun sequence genome:
- the LOC116257745 gene encoding pentatricopeptide repeat-containing protein At1g62350: MGMRRFLRFGVQRAFSSSYPSSSPSLSIWRGKRKEMGKEGLMVVQEMKRLQNSPPERLQSFIKSRVSRLLKSDLLAVLAEFQRQDNVSLCLMVYELVRKEIWYKPDMFFYRDMLMMLAQNKQAEKLMQVWEDSKREKVHFDQHTYGDIIRCLLDNNLPSQAMVFYSEMKESPEPPLSLPYRVILKGLVPYPELREKVKEDFLELFPGMFIYDPPDGLTDN; the protein is encoded by the exons ATGGGAATGAGGCGTTTCCTGAGGTTCGGCGTCCAGCGCGCGTTCTCCTCCTCCTACCCGTCCTCGAGCCCGAGCTTGTCCATATGGAgggggaagaggaaggagatgGGAAAAGAAGGGCTGATGGTTGTCCAGGAAATGAAGCGTCTGCAGAACTCCCCTCCCGAGCGCCTTCAGTCCTTCATCAAATCCCGCGTCTCTCGCCTCCTCAAATCCGACCTCCTGGCTGTGCTAGCCGAGTTCCAAAGACAAGACAACGTCTCCCTCTGCCTCATG GTTTATGAATTGGTACGCAAGGAGATATGGTACAAGCCAGACATGTTCTTTTACAGAGACATGCTTATGATGTTGGCGCAAAATAAGCAGGCTGAAAAGCTAATGCAAGTTTGGGAAGATTCCAAGAGGGAGAAGGTCCATTTTGATCAGCATACCTATGGTGACATAATAAGGTGCTTGTTGGACAACAATCTACCTTCTCAAGCAATGGTATTTTACAGTGAGATGAAAGAATCCCCTGAACCACCCTTGTCGTTGCCTTACCGTGTAATCCTGAAAGGCCTTGTACCGTATCCTGAATTAagggaaaaagtaaaagaagatTTCTTGGAGCTTTTCCCTGGTATGTTTATATATGATCCGCCAGATGGTTTAACTGACAATTAA